cattttttttttctatgtgaCAGGGAAAAAGTATACAAGACCCAATAACAAATGCAACGTACTGCGTTTATAGCTCTGATGTAGCCACTGGTTATGGAGTTGGAGCTTTCCTTTTCCTCCTCTCTAGTGAATCATTGCTTATGGGTGTCACCAAATGTATGTGCTTTGGTAGACCTTTATCCCCCGGAAGTGACCGTGCTTGGTCTATTATCTATTTCATCTCTTCTTGGTAAGAGTTCCCCATGTTTTTTCTTGTCCATGTTTGGTTATCGAAGCGATGAACATCAATGAATCAGTAGCTTTATTTCCAAATTTGACAATTCCAGGATGACGTTTCTGGTAGCTGAAGCTTGTTTAATAGCGGGAGCGACTAAGAACGCATACCACACAAAGTACTTGAGCGCACAAGCCTTCTCGTGTGAATCGTTACGCAAAGGAATTTTCATTGCAGGAGCAGTTTTTACGGTTGCA
This region of Brassica napus cultivar Da-Ae chromosome C5, Da-Ae, whole genome shotgun sequence genomic DNA includes:
- the BNAA06G07400D gene encoding uncharacterized protein BNAA06G07400D, yielding MGEGKGSTLVFILVIALCLVAFGFSIAAERRRSIGKSIQDPITNATYCVYSSDVATGYGVGAFLFLLSSESLLMGVTKCMCFGRPLSPGSDRAWSIIYFISSWMTFLVAEACLIAGATKNAYHTKYLSAQAFSCESLRKGIFIAGAVFTVATMILNVYYYFHFTKSVSSPPTHKANRSGSNIGMAGYA